A section of the Oncorhynchus gorbuscha isolate QuinsamMale2020 ecotype Even-year linkage group LG06, OgorEven_v1.0, whole genome shotgun sequence genome encodes:
- the LOC124037132 gene encoding heme-binding protein 2-like: MVYLAGLVGLVLILTAEARVGNSSESRFCTESKECLLYDLVCKNDDYEVRHYDSVKWVSTDEEAYFMDKATYTAFRRLFNYITGSNKAGVNIDMTAPVTVKIEEKKWGSSVFTLSFLLPSTHQMTPPQPTDDKVYFTEMPDMKVYVRGYGGWMMSLTSSVNSMLLKRQLDKVQATYNKDYHYAVGYDSPKKILNRHNEVWYIVEGEPVCPTSS; the protein is encoded by the exons AT GGTTTATTTGGCAGGGTTGGTTGGCTTGGTTCTCATCTTGACTGCTGAAGCCAGAGTTGG AAACTCTTCTGAGTCTCGCTTCTGCACAGAGTCAAAGGAATGTCTGCTCTATGATCTGGTGTGCAAGAATGACGATTATGAG GTGCGCCACTATGACTCAGTGAAATGGGTGTCAACAGATGAGGAAGCATACTTCATGGACAAGGCCACCTACACTGCCTTCAGGAGACTCTTCAACTATATCACCGGATCCAAcaaggctg GCGTCAACATTGACATGACAGCTCCGGTGACTGTCAAAATTGAAGAGAAGAAGTGGGGGTCGTCTGTCTTCACCCTCAGCTTCCTCCTGCCGTCTACCCATCAGATGACTCCTCCCCAACCCactgatgacaag GTGTACTTTACTGAGATGCCAGACATGAAAGTGTACGTGAGGGGCTACGGTGGATGGATGATGTCTTTGACATCCAGTGTAAACTCCATGCTGCTGAAAAGGCAGCTAGACAAAGTCCAGGCCACCTACAACAAAGACTACCACTATGCTGTGGGATATGACAG CCCAAAGAAGATTCTGAACAGGCACAACGAGGTGTGGTACATTGTTGAGGGAGAGCCTGTGTGCCCTACCTCCTCCTAA